In Halopelagius inordinatus, a single genomic region encodes these proteins:
- a CDS encoding M28 family peptidase — protein MDRHDSSAETDDAAAAALGRAWTDDSAWEFLTRLTSIGNRMGGSDGERRAAELVAEAFRDAGVGDVRERPFEMRAWNRGRSALRLTAPDERQFDAVALPYSPSGEVTGELEDVGHGTPAEVDEADVDGKIAVASTTTPSGGRFVHRMEKFGYAVDAGAEAFVFVNHVPGQLPPTGALKFGEEAVAPAVGVSKESGAWLTDYAARDGTATLTVEAETVAGESRNVVGRLGPDTDEELLLVAHYDAHDIAEGALDNGCGIATVVVAAEILAAMDLPLGVRVAAVGCEETGLTGAERLAAELDHDRLKAVVNVDGAGRFRDLVAMTHDSDATERVARRVADRTRHPIRVRPEPHPFSDQWPFVRAGIPALQLHSDSGERGRGWGHTHADTRDKVDDRNVREHAMLAAILVRELASESEVPRLDEDALAAAFRAEEFETGMRAAGLWPDEWT, from the coding sequence ATGGACCGACACGACTCGTCGGCGGAGACGGACGACGCGGCGGCGGCGGCCCTCGGCCGAGCGTGGACCGACGACTCCGCGTGGGAGTTTCTCACTCGCCTGACGAGCATCGGAAACCGGATGGGCGGGAGCGACGGCGAACGGCGCGCGGCCGAACTCGTCGCCGAGGCGTTCCGCGACGCCGGCGTCGGAGACGTGCGAGAGCGACCGTTCGAGATGCGGGCGTGGAATCGCGGGCGGTCGGCCCTCCGCCTGACCGCCCCGGACGAACGGCAGTTCGACGCCGTCGCCCTCCCGTACTCTCCGTCCGGCGAGGTGACTGGCGAACTCGAAGACGTGGGCCACGGAACGCCCGCGGAGGTGGACGAAGCGGACGTAGACGGCAAGATTGCCGTCGCCTCGACGACGACGCCCTCGGGCGGGCGGTTCGTCCACCGGATGGAGAAGTTCGGCTACGCCGTCGACGCCGGCGCGGAGGCGTTCGTCTTCGTCAACCACGTCCCCGGACAACTGCCGCCGACGGGGGCGTTGAAGTTCGGCGAGGAGGCAGTCGCCCCCGCCGTCGGCGTGAGCAAGGAGTCGGGCGCGTGGTTGACCGACTACGCGGCCCGCGACGGGACGGCGACTCTGACCGTCGAGGCGGAGACGGTGGCGGGCGAGAGTCGCAACGTCGTCGGCCGCCTGGGTCCCGACACGGACGAGGAACTGCTCTTGGTCGCCCACTACGACGCCCACGACATCGCCGAAGGAGCGTTGGACAACGGATGCGGCATCGCAACCGTCGTCGTCGCGGCCGAAATCCTCGCGGCGATGGACCTCCCACTCGGCGTTCGCGTCGCCGCCGTCGGATGCGAGGAGACGGGACTGACGGGCGCGGAACGCCTCGCGGCGGAACTCGACCACGACCGACTGAAGGCCGTCGTCAACGTCGACGGCGCGGGTCGGTTCCGCGACTTGGTGGCGATGACGCACGACTCCGACGCGACAGAACGCGTCGCTCGGCGGGTGGCGGACCGGACGCGACACCCGATTCGGGTCCGCCCGGAACCGCACCCGTTCAGCGACCAGTGGCCGTTCGTCCGCGCGGGCATCCCCGCCCTGCAACTCCACAGCGATAGCGGCGAACGCGGGCGCGGATGGGGGCACACCCACGCCGACACCCGCGACAAGGTGGACGACAGGAACGTCCGCGAACACGCGATGCTGGCGGCGATTCTGGTGCGGGAACTCGCGAGCGAATCCGAGGTGCCGCGACTCGACGAAGACGCCCTCGCGGCGGCGTTCCGCGCCGAGGAGTTCGAGACGGGGATGCGGGCGGCCGGACTCTGGCCCGACGAGTGGACGTGA
- a CDS encoding DUF7563 family protein, whose protein sequence is MPECENCGSFVTVEYVRVFAPDEMDRPRVCPNCEDKVRDGGEVREARATRH, encoded by the coding sequence ATGCCGGAATGCGAAAACTGTGGCTCGTTCGTCACCGTGGAGTACGTCCGGGTGTTCGCGCCGGACGAGATGGATAGACCCCGCGTGTGTCCGAACTGCGAGGACAAGGTCAGAGACGGCGGAGAAGTCCGAGAAGCGCGCGCGACGAGACACTGA